The Desulfobulbus propionicus DSM 2032 DNA segment ACGGCAATTTCTTTGGTTTTACTTTGATTTTCTCGCCGGTCTTTGGATTGCGGCCGGTGTAGGATTCATACTCCTTGACGACAAAACTACCAAACCCTCGAATTTCAATCGATTCTCCCCTGGCGAGAGCGTCACTCATGGTTTCGATGATCGTGTTGGTTATTGAGGCGGCTTCTCGGATGGGAATGTTCATCGCTTCAGCCAAGGCTTCGATCAATTCGGATTTGTTCATACCAATCTCTCCTGCACGCTCCCCGACGGATTCACTGCAAAACGGTTATTCCTCATCTGAAAGATAGCGCACATCGGCCATCGTATAAAAAAAACTGATTTCAGGAGGCTGTTGAAATTTAAGCAAGTATGTTTTTGATTGTAAAGGGAATTTTCCGTGTAAAAATCTTTTTTAAGTCATTTTGGTTCAGAACCCTGTATTTTCCGAGGGGAAGTGAGCCGAGGCGAAGGTTACCGTACGCCGTTCGCCTGAGATGAAGAACCCGGTGGTTGATGGCCTGAAACATTTTCCGCACCTGCCGTTTCTTGCCCTCGTGGATAGTGATTTCCACCAAGGTCGTTCCTTTGTGCCGCCGAAGTAGGCGAACGACTGCCGGCCGGGTCATCACTCCATCGATTTCAATCCCCGACTCCAACCGCTTGAGTTTGTCGACCGAGGGCGAACCGCTCACCTCAGCCTCATAGGTCTTGTTGACCTCGTAGCGGGGATGGAGGATGGCGTTGCCCAACTCCCCGTCATTGGTCATCAACAGCGCGCCTTCCGTATCCAGATCCAGACGGCCCACGGGAAAAAGCCGCAATGGAATGTCGGCAAGCAGATCGGAAACCATGGGGCGGCCCTGCGGGTCCGAAAGAGTGGTCACATATCCGGCCGGCTTGTTGAGCAGAACGTAAATCTTTTCCTCGAAGACAAGTGGATGACCGTCACAGGTGATGGTGTCGCGATTGGGATCGGCCTTGCTGCCCATGCCGGTGACCACGTGGCCGTTTATTCGAATCCGACCTTCGAGAATCAGCTGTTCGGCCTTACGCCGGGAGGCGATACCAGCCTTGGCGAGAATTTTCTGCAGCCGTTCTTCCATGAATGCAACGAATCGAGGCGAGACCAGAGGACGAATGGAGCAAGCCTAGCGGAAGCGGGAAGGCAGGATGGTGGCGATCTTATCGTCGACCAACCGCTGGGTTGCCGGATCCACGGCGAGCACCTCCGTGTACCACGGCTTCATTCGGCAATCAAAGACAATCGGCGGCTGCAGGCCCACATGGAAGCGCCGGACCGTCTGCTCACGGCCATGAATATCTGCTGCCGGCTCGAAACGGGTGAAAAAGGTCCACAAGAATTCCTGCAGCGAACAGGTCGCCTCCTCGGTCGAATCGACCAGAACCACCACCGGCCAAGAGGACACCCCGGGAAATCGGGCGATTTCATCGGCAAGATGGGGCGCGGCGGCGTACTCAATTCCCTGAACAACCAGGGTACCGGGAAGAAAGGCGCGGGGATGGCTGCATTGCGGTGGGAGGATGCCGGCAAATTCAACCGGCAAATCCCGCCGTTTTTCCTGTCCAAGCCCGAGCATCATGGCCTTGGAGCCTTTGTTGACCGATGGCCCGGTGTAGTCGAGGGTATCTTGGGAGACATTGGCAAAGACAAACAGATCGCGATCCCACTCGATCCGTTCCAGGATGTGCTGCCATAAACGGGGAAAATGCGCCACATCGATGCTGCCGTCGGTCACGAGGAGAAACTTGGTGAGCGACAACTGGCCTTCGCCGAGAATACGCAAACCGGCGGCAAAGGCCTCTCGCGGATACCGATCGGTAACCCTGGCGGCGGCCAGGCAGTGGAATCCGGTTTCGCCAAAGGTCTTCAGCTGGACAACCCCCTTCATCACCAGCGGGAAAAGCGGCGAGAGAAGATCCTGGAGAAAATCGCCGATGAAATAATCCTCCTGTTTGGGCCGACCGACCACCGTGGCCGGGTAGATAGCATCCTTGCGATGATAGAGATGGGTGGTCTGAAAAATTGGGTAGTCGTGTTGCAGTGAATTGTAGCCATAATGATCGCCAAAGGGACCTTCCGGCCGCCGGATATGGGGCGGGACACGTCCCTTGATGGCGAATTCGGCCTCGGCCACCAGTTGATGTCCACCCAGAGGATCGTCGACCACACGTAATTTTTCCCCCTGGAGAAGGCTGGCGAGGATCAGTTCGGGGATGTTCTCCGGCAGGGGCGCGATGGCTGCCAGCATCAGGGCAGGCGGGCCGCCAATATAGAGGGTCAGCGGCAGGGCCTTGTTCTGTTGTTCGGCCGCAAAGTAATGAAAGCCTCCGCCTTTGTGAATCTGCCAATGAATACCGGTGGTGGTGTCATCGAACCGTTGAATCCGGTACATGCCGAGATTATGGCCCAAGCCGTCGGGATGCTCGGTATAGACCAATGGTAGGGTCACAAAGGCGCCACCGTCGGAATGCCAGGAAGTGAGCATCGGCAGCTCGGTCAGGCGCGCGGGCTGTTGGCAACAATCGAGAATTGGCCCGGCGGTGCATCGCTTGAGACCGACCTTCAACCCCTGATTCAGCAGCGAACGGGCATGCCACAGAGACGAAAGCGTCGGCGGCAGTGCCTGTTCCACCAAGTCGACCAAACCACGCACAAAGTTGAGCGGCCGTTTGCCAAACGCCAGCTCGAGGCGAAGGTTGGTGCCGAAAAGATTGGTGATCACGGGAAAACGGGATCCCTTCACCTTGGTGAACAGCAGCGCCGGTCCCCCTTGGGCAATCACCCGCCGGTGGATCTCGGCAATTTCCAGATACGGATCAACCGGGGTGTCGATGGTGAGCAGTTGGTTGTTGGCGCGCAACAGCTCTATGAATTGGCGCAGATTGACAAGTGCATGCATGCTGGTCTTGATCCAGTACGAGGGTGGTCGCACGAACTGTCCGCTAGGGCTCAGTCGTGATGGTGATGGTCTTCGCGGAGAAACAGCGTGTGGTATTCGTCACCGCTGAGGTGCGTTTTCATCAGACCGGTGAGCACATTGACCACCTGATGAATTTCCGCTTCAGTCATCCGGGAAACCAACACACGGGAAAGTCGCTCATCACTGAAATGGTGAAGAAAATCGATGAGTGACTGCTCATCGGTGGCGCGATCGATTCCAAAAAACATAGGGATCCGTTGCAACAAAACTGGCGTTAACCCGCGATCATTTTCCACCAGATCTGGCGGTTGCGGGGGCCATCGAACTCGCAGAAAAAAATGCGTTGCCATGTCCCCAGCCGCAACCGCCCCCGATCGATGAACACGGTCACCGAAGATCCGGTCAAAGCGGTCATCAGGTGGGCGGGTGAATTGCCCTCGGCATGACGATACGGATAATCGGCGGGCACGATTCGAGGCAACGCGCCAAGAATATCCCGTCGCACATCCGGATCGGCCCCCTCGTTGATCAGCACCCCCGCGGTGGTATGCGGGTTATAGAGCGAAAGGATTCCCTCCTCGATGGAGTTGGCCGCCACGAGCTGCTGCATCTGACTGGTCAGGTCAATCATTTCCAACTGTTTGCCGCTGGTGACGGACAGCTCGCCGCTTGGCATGAACGGGGATCTCAGAAAATGATTATTGCAGCTGCCACGCGCCGTATTCATCACGACAGGCGGTGCTGTAGGTTCGCTGTGGTCTGCCGTCGATCACCGCTTCAATCTCCGCCCGGCGGCAGACCCGATTGGAGCCACTCTGGTAGGCTGGTTGCGGGGTGACGGTGTACTGGTTGCCGGTGTCCGGGTTGACCCAGGACGAGCGCTGGTTGGAAATGCCGCGTTCATAGGCATGGTTGAGCTGTTCCCGGTCGTATTTGTCCATTTCGTTGCCCACGATGTAACCAAGCAGCCCGCCCACCGCGGCACCGATCAGGGTGGCGCCGGTATTGTGGCCGATGGCCTGGCCAATGAGTGCCCCGGCGGCGGCACCGCCCACCGCCCCGGTCTGGCCCTTGGTGGCACAGGAAGAAAGGGTGAGCAGGAAAAGCAGAGCGATAACGCTTAAAAACTTCATGATGTTTCTCCCGAAAAAGAAGAACGGTGCTTCAGCGAGTCAGGCAGTTCTTTGCTTGCCTGCACTCCCAAGTGTTTCAAGGCTTCAGTGCGGGCAATCAGATTGCCCTGACCAGCAGTCAATCGATTCCTGGCCGTGTGCCAGGCCTGCTGGGCCTGGTTGAGACGAAAGCCAACATCCTCAAAGGCTTCGACAAAACCAACGAATTTATCATAAAGGCTCCCCGCCTGTTTGGCAATCACTAAACTGTTGCGGTTTTGTTCGTCCAGCCGCCACAGATGATGGATCGTTCGCAACACGGCCAGCAGCGTCGAAGGACTGGCGAGAATCACCTTTTTCTGCATGGCACTGATCAAAATCTCCGGTTCCCGTTCGACCGCAAGCTGAAACGCCCCTTCGACGGGAATGAACAGGAGGACGAAATCCAGCGCCCCCAAATCGGACAACAGGTGGTATTCCTTACTGGACAGCAGGCTGATCTGCCGTTTGATCGAATCGAGGTGTAACTTGATCTTCTGCTCCCGCAGATCATCGGCGGGTGCGTTGTGTGCATCGACAAAGGCCTTGAGCGAAACCTTGGCGTCGATAATCACTGTCCGGTTCTCGGGGAGATAGACCACGGCATCGGGCTGGTAGGCCGTGCCGTCACTGGTTGTGCAATGGACCTGAACGGCGAACTCCTTGCCGTTGCGCAAGCCAGAGGCTTCCAGCAGCCGGCTGAGCACCATCTCGCCCCACTGTCCCTGTAGCTTGTTGCTGCCCCGCAAGGCCTGGGTGAGGTTGGCAGCCTCGGCACTGATCTGCTGATTGAGCCGCTTGAGGTGCTCGATCTCCTTGAGCATCGAAACCCGATCACGCGCATCGCGATCATAGGTCTCTTCGATCTTCCGCTTGAATTCCAGCAGCTGCTCATGAAAAGGCCGGAGCAGCAAGGTAAGAGCCGAGGCATGCTGTTTGTTGAGCTGTTCCCCCTTTTCGCTGATGATCCTGCCGGCCAGAAACTGAAAATCCTGTTCGATCTGCTGCCGTGCCTCGGCCAGGAGCGTCTCCCGTTCGTCCACCTGTTGCTGCATGGCCCGGCAGGCGGTCTGCAAGGAGGCATTCTCGGCGTCCATTTCGCGGCACTCCCTGGCCAGCTGGTCGCGTTCCAGGCGAAGACGTTGCACCTCGGCCTCCTGGGCGCGCGACTCATCCTGCAGCCGCTCCAGCCTCAGCGACAGGATCAGATGACGCCGCTGGGTTCGGCTGTGGCCCGCAAGCAGGACGAGAATGGCCACCACCGCGCATGCACCCGCCCCCAAGACACAAGAAAACAGGTCAATCTGATCGAAGGGGGAGGGCAAGGGGGGCATGATAAAAAAATGGGCAAGGGAACCCGACGTTCAACCGCGCCGGGCACGGCGTCGCAATTCGTCGATCTCATCCAGCAGATCCAGGACCAGGGCGCAGCCCGGCAGGTTGACGCGAAGATCGTTTTGCAGCCTGATCGCGGTCTGTACCCGCTTAACGGCGACAAAGGTGAACCGCCACTCCCGCGGGGAATACCCTTCCGGACTAATGATCCCCTCCTCGACCATGCCGTGGATGCGTTCGGCGCTGACCCCGCACAGCCTGCACAAATCCGCTAGGGTGCAGCGGGTTTCTTCATCAAGGACCATGCCCTGGATATAGGTTCGTTGTTCGGTCATATTCAGATTCCCAGTTCGGCTCGGGGGTTGAACGGCATCTTTTGCGCCATGGTCGCATACAGCTTGCGCTGCTCTTCCGTGGTGGCCTCCGGAATAACTATGTGCAGGGTGACAATCTGATCGCCGCGATGGCTGCCGGAGGAAAGCCCCTTGCCTTTAAGGCGGAGTTTTTTACCGGCCTGCGATCCCGGCGGGATCTTCAGCTGTACATTGCCGCCCAAGGTGGGAACGGTCAGGGTAGCCCCTAGGGCCGCCTCCCACGGCGCCAGCGGCAGAGCGAGGTGGATGTCTCGTTTATCGGCGTGGAAGAGCTGATCCTCCTCAAAGGCAATCTCCAGGTACAGGTCACCGGCCGGGCTGCCGCCGTAACCGGGAAGCCCTTGGCCTTCCAGGCGTATCCGTTGCCCTTCGATGATTCCTTTGGGAATGGCCACATGCAGCCGATGCGGACTCACCGAGACATGACCGTTCGGGTCGACCGTGGACCGGTTCAGGGTGATGGTCTTGTGCGCGCCGTGATAAGAATCGGCAAGCGAGATCACTATCTTGGCATGTTGATCTTCGCCCTGCATGCGAAAGGTCTGCCGCCTGTGCCCACCCGCCTGGCCACGGCCGAACAGGGATTCGAAGAAATCACTGAATTGACTCGCGTCGCCGCCGGTATAGCCGCCGCCGCGGAATTCAAACCCCGCATCCCAGTTGGGAGGCGGTTCGAAATGCTGGCCCTCTCGCCAGTTGGCTCCAAACTGATCGTAGGCGGCTCGTTTTTCCGGATCCTTGAGGACTTCGTAGGCCTCGCCGGCATCCTTGAACTTGGCCTCGGCATTTGCCTCCTTGCTGACATCGGGGTGGTATTTGCGGGCCACCTTGCGATAGGCCTGCTTGATCTGGTCCTGAGTGGCGTTGCGATCAACTCCCAGTATCTTGTAGTAATCTTTGTATTCCATGGTGCTCCCTGGAGACATTACCCTTGAATGCTGTCAGGTAAAAATAAGAATAGCCTATTAAAAAGAAAAGAATAAAATACGCCAAACAGCTTTCCCCTTGAAGTGCGCCCCGTGTTTCCTTTATGTTGAAGTAATGGTTTGGAGGAAACAATGAACAATATTGTCCTCACCGGATTCCGGGCCACGGGCAAGACCTCGGTAGGCAAGGCGCTGGCGACAAAACTTGGGTATGCCTTTTCCGATACCGACCGCCTGCTCTGTGAACGACTGCATGCCCCGATCGCCGACATCGTGGCCCGTCATGGCTGGCCGTTTTTTCGTCAGGCAGAGGCACAACTCTTGCGTGAACTCGCGTCCATGACCCATACGGTTCTGGCAACCGGTGGGGGGGCAATTCAACACCATGCGGAGTGGTCGCTCCTCAGAACCCATTCATACGTTGTCTGGCTTGACGCCGATCTCGCCACCATCAGCAAACGCATTGCTGCAGATGCCGCCTCCGCAGCCCAACGTCCCGCTCTTGTCCAAGGGCTAACCGCCCACGACGAAATAGAAACCCTGCTCGAACAGCGCCGACCGCTCTATGCAGCCGGATCCGATCTGCGTCTCGATACCGCCAACGACGATCCTGAGACCCTGGCCGAACGCATTGTTGAACAACTCAAGCGCATGGCGAATGAGGGCAGGGGAAAGACTCTACGCGACAGGGCCAAGGTGGCGGCCAAAGGATAGATGCACATGGAAGCAAAAACTGATCCCCAGCAGGAAACGATTCGATCCGTGTGGATGGTCAGCCGCGAATACGAAGGGCTGGCCGGTGCGGGCGGGGTCAAGGATGTCTGCCGACAGTTGGCGGAAACCTTGGTGACGCATGGCCACACCGACGTGCGGGTTGTCCTGCCCCGTTACGGTTTCATGGATGCCGTGGGCCTTGGATTTTCCCTCGTCGAACTCGATGGGAAAAAAGGGCACATTCTCGGTCGCCGCTATGCCCATGTCTTTGAAGTGGACATGAATTACGCCGCGGAAGAGCGACGGGAGACCGTGGCAATCTGGCAGCGACAACTCAACGGGGTCACGATCTTCCTGGTCGAGGCGGATCGTTTTGCCGCCAAACGGGGAGTATACACCTATACCGAGGAGGATGAACAGGAAGTTGCCTGGCAACGCAAAGGCGGGGGACATTTTGACTATTTCGCCATGAACATTCTCCTCCAGAAGGCGGCGCTGGACCTGATGATTCTTCTCGACGCGCATCCCCAGGTAGTTCACTGCCAGGACGGGCACGCCGCCACCCTGCCCGCGATGTTGCGTGAACACAGTGGCTATCGCCACTATTTCCGTCGAACCGGTGCGGTGGTGACCATCCATAATGCCGGGCTGGGTTACCATCAGGACGTCGACGATCTTGCCTTTGCCCACGCCGTGACCGGCCTGCCAATGCGGGTGATCACCAAAGGACGGCTCGGCGGGAACTTCGACCCTTTCATAGCCGCCGCCGACTACGCCGTGCTCAACACGGTCAGTGAAAATTACGCCAGGGAACTGCAGCAAACTCCGGACGATGCCCGCACCGGCTGGCTCGGTCATGCCCTGCTCGAACGCGGCGTGACGCTTGCCGGCATCACCAACGGCATCGATCCGTTCGCCTTTGATCCATCGAGGCCGGAACCGCTGGCACTAGCCGCTGGCTATGACATTCTGAACGGCGAGTTTTCCGGCAAGGCACACTGCAAGGCTGACCTGCTCGGCCGGATCGCCTCATGCGGTCCCTGGCAACAGGTCAAGCAGTTCGGCCTGCTCAGCGGGCCGGTGGAAGCTCCCCTCTGCACCTTCATCGGACGGTTGACCGCGCAAAAGGGGGTGGATATTCTTATTCAGGCCATCGGCCAACTGCTTCCCCAGGATGCGAGCTGTCAGTTCCTTTTGTTGGGCTCCGGGGCGCCCGAGTTTGAGCACCAACTGGAGCTGTTGGCGACGCAAGGCATCGGCCAGGGACGGGTCTGCTTTCTCAAGGGCTACGATCCTGTTCTCGCCAACAGCGTCTATGCAGCCGGCGATTTTTTCCTCATCCCCTCCCGCTACGAACCCTGTGGCCTGACCGACTATATTGCCCAACTGCTTGGCAACCTGCCGATTGTCCATGGCGTTGGCGGCCTGGTCAAGGTCATCGACGGCGAAAACGGTTTTGCCTACAGCGGCAATACCGCCGCTTCCCTGGCGGCAACAATGATCCGGGCCTTGTCGCTGTACCATCGACAACCGGAACGTATTCGATCCATGCAGCGGCGGGCCGTCGAACGGATACATCGCCATCATACCTGGAAAACGGTCATGGACGACTATATCAGTCTTTACCGGCAAGCGATGCGGATGGGTTGCGGGGGCCAATGACCCTCCGGCCCGCACTGGTCTTCTGATGACAGCGGCGAAAAGCGGCAAGGACGACTGGTTCGGTAAGCGCCGGCATTATTTTGTCCGCCGATTGCTCGACCAGTCCCTCCACCTCATCCAGGACTTTCAAGCAGCATACTGTCGGTACAGTGCTTCATGCATCCGGGAGCGACCCGGGGAACAGCGAAACCTAGAGCCGAATGCGGCGCAAAGAGCAATACTGCACCACGTGGGCCGCATGGTGGGCACAGAAACCGGCAAGGGACCGTTGTGGCGGCTCAAGGACCACTGCCGCCAGCTCTGGCCGCGAAACGCCCCCCACCCCCCTGCCCAGGAAGCATGTATTGACTGGCTGATCGGCGCGCTTTTCCATGAAACGATGCGACTGCGGGACACCCTGTACGTGCTGGACAATGATGACCGGCTCCCCTGGAACGGCCGAACAGCAAGTCCCAACTCACCGAGAGACGGGCACCCCGGAAGTTTCCAGCAGCAGATAGAAAGGATCGCGGCTCTTTTCAGCCGGTTGCGGGACGAGTTGCGCCTGCTGATCCCGGATTTGCTGGCCAACCCGCTGGTCCTGCGCCTGCTGGCCGAACAGGAGGAGATCGTCGCCGATCTCTGGGGAGAATCGCTGGAATCATTTTTCGATGACCTTTTCTCGGGGAACGCCGCCAGCGGTTTCTGCCTCATCGGCGCTAGCTACGCATCAGGACAATGGTTTAGCCAAGCCCTGACGATGTACGAACGGGCGCTGAACCGCGACCGGCAGTGCAACGAGGCCAGAATTCGTGTTGCCCATCTGCGGGCGATTGTGCGGGAAGAAGACGAAACAACGGAATGCGCCAGACAGGCAATCCGTAATTTTACAGAAGGAGTGAAAGGCCATGGCAATTAAAGTAGGGATTAACGGATTCGGCAGGATTGGCAGGAATATTTTTCGCGCATTGGCCAAGGACCCGGCTTTCGCCGACATCGAAATCGTCGGCATCAATGATCTCACCGATGTGAAAACCATCGCCCATCTGGTGAAGTATGATTCCATCATGGGGCGCTCGGAACAGCAGATCGCTGTTGGCGAAAACAGCATTGTGGTCGATGGCAGGACCATCCCCATTACCAGCCACCGCAAACCCGGGGAAATTCCCTGGGCAAGCCTTGGCGCCGAATATGTCCTTGAGTGCACGGGGCTTTTTTGTGACATGGAATCAGCCAAGGCTCATATCGACGGAGGCGCGGCCAAAGTGATCATTTCGGCGCCAGCCAAGGGCGAGGTGAAAACCATCGTCATGGGCGTCAACGAACACGAATACGACCCCACCGTGCATCATGTGGTGTCCAACGCCTCCTGCACCACCAACTGTTTGGCACCGGTGGCCCAGGTCATCCTCGATAATTTCGGGATCAAACGCGGCCTGATGACCACCGTGCATTCCTACACCGGGGACCAGCGGCTGCTCGACTTCCCGCACTCCGACCTGCGTCGGGCCCGCGCCGCCGCCATGTCGATGGTTCCCACCAAGACCGGTGCCGCAGCTGCCGTGGCCTTGGTTATTCCCGAATTGAAAAACAAATTCGACGGACTGGCGGTCCGCGTTCCCACCCCGGATGTATCGCTGGTGGATGTGGTGATCGAGGTCGAACGGGAAACCACCGTGCCGGAGGTCAACAAGGCGCTGGCTGCAGCCGCCAACCGCTATCTGGGCTATACCGAGGAACCGCTGGTTTCCATCGATTTCCAGGGCGACCCCCACTCCTCGATCGTCGACGGCCTGTGCACCAAGGTGTTGGGCACCTCGGTCAAGGTGATGAGCTGGTACGACAACGAGTGGGGCTATTCCAATCGCATGCTGGACCTGGTGCTCCACATGGAGGCCAACAAGCCCCTGTAAGCCGCGAGCAGGACGGTATCGGGCGAATGGCAGATGCCTCCCTCGGCACTCCTTTTTCCCGACCGCCGGACAATAGAAAACGGGATGCCCCCCTGCCACATGCAGG contains these protein-coding regions:
- a CDS encoding HU family DNA-binding protein codes for the protein MNKSELIEALAEAMNIPIREAASITNTIIETMSDALARGESIEIRGFGSFVVKEYESYTGRNPKTGEKIKVKPKKLPFFKVGKDLREQVNKNSGK
- a CDS encoding pseudouridine synthase, whose protein sequence is MEERLQKILAKAGIASRRKAEQLILEGRIRINGHVVTGMGSKADPNRDTITCDGHPLVFEEKIYVLLNKPAGYVTTLSDPQGRPMVSDLLADIPLRLFPVGRLDLDTEGALLMTNDGELGNAILHPRYEVNKTYEAEVSGSPSVDKLKRLESGIEIDGVMTRPAVVRLLRRHKGTTLVEITIHEGKKRQVRKMFQAINHRVLHLRRTAYGNLRLGSLPLGKYRVLNQNDLKKIFTRKIPFTIKNILA
- a CDS encoding UbiD family decarboxylase — protein: MHALVNLRQFIELLRANNQLLTIDTPVDPYLEIAEIHRRVIAQGGPALLFTKVKGSRFPVITNLFGTNLRLELAFGKRPLNFVRGLVDLVEQALPPTLSSLWHARSLLNQGLKVGLKRCTAGPILDCCQQPARLTELPMLTSWHSDGGAFVTLPLVYTEHPDGLGHNLGMYRIQRFDDTTTGIHWQIHKGGGFHYFAAEQQNKALPLTLYIGGPPALMLAAIAPLPENIPELILASLLQGEKLRVVDDPLGGHQLVAEAEFAIKGRVPPHIRRPEGPFGDHYGYNSLQHDYPIFQTTHLYHRKDAIYPATVVGRPKQEDYFIGDFLQDLLSPLFPLVMKGVVQLKTFGETGFHCLAAARVTDRYPREAFAAGLRILGEGQLSLTKFLLVTDGSIDVAHFPRLWQHILERIEWDRDLFVFANVSQDTLDYTGPSVNKGSKAMMLGLGQEKRRDLPVEFAGILPPQCSHPRAFLPGTLVVQGIEYAAAPHLADEIARFPGVSSWPVVVLVDSTEEATCSLQEFLWTFFTRFEPAADIHGREQTVRRFHVGLQPPIVFDCRMKPWYTEVLAVDPATQRLVDDKIATILPSRFR
- a CDS encoding secondary thiamine-phosphate synthase enzyme YjbQ; its protein translation is MPSGELSVTSGKQLEMIDLTSQMQQLVAANSIEEGILSLYNPHTTAGVLINEGADPDVRRDILGALPRIVPADYPYRHAEGNSPAHLMTALTGSSVTVFIDRGRLRLGTWQRIFFCEFDGPRNRQIWWKMIAG
- a CDS encoding glycine zipper domain-containing protein; this encodes MKFLSVIALLFLLTLSSCATKGQTGAVGGAAAGALIGQAIGHNTGATLIGAAVGGLLGYIVGNEMDKYDREQLNHAYERGISNQRSSWVNPDTGNQYTVTPQPAYQSGSNRVCRRAEIEAVIDGRPQRTYSTACRDEYGAWQLQ
- the rmuC gene encoding DNA recombination protein RmuC translates to MAILVLLAGHSRTQRRHLILSLRLERLQDESRAQEAEVQRLRLERDQLARECREMDAENASLQTACRAMQQQVDERETLLAEARQQIEQDFQFLAGRIISEKGEQLNKQHASALTLLLRPFHEQLLEFKRKIEETYDRDARDRVSMLKEIEHLKRLNQQISAEAANLTQALRGSNKLQGQWGEMVLSRLLEASGLRNGKEFAVQVHCTTSDGTAYQPDAVVYLPENRTVIIDAKVSLKAFVDAHNAPADDLREQKIKLHLDSIKRQISLLSSKEYHLLSDLGALDFVLLFIPVEGAFQLAVEREPEILISAMQKKVILASPSTLLAVLRTIHHLWRLDEQNRNSLVIAKQAGSLYDKFVGFVEAFEDVGFRLNQAQQAWHTARNRLTAGQGNLIARTEALKHLGVQASKELPDSLKHRSSFSGETS
- a CDS encoding chaperone modulator CbpM; its protein translation is MTEQRTYIQGMVLDEETRCTLADLCRLCGVSAERIHGMVEEGIISPEGYSPREWRFTFVAVKRVQTAIRLQNDLRVNLPGCALVLDLLDEIDELRRRARRG
- a CDS encoding DnaJ C-terminal domain-containing protein translates to MEYKDYYKILGVDRNATQDQIKQAYRKVARKYHPDVSKEANAEAKFKDAGEAYEVLKDPEKRAAYDQFGANWREGQHFEPPPNWDAGFEFRGGGYTGGDASQFSDFFESLFGRGQAGGHRRQTFRMQGEDQHAKIVISLADSYHGAHKTITLNRSTVDPNGHVSVSPHRLHVAIPKGIIEGQRIRLEGQGLPGYGGSPAGDLYLEIAFEEDQLFHADKRDIHLALPLAPWEAALGATLTVPTLGGNVQLKIPPGSQAGKKLRLKGKGLSSGSHRGDQIVTLHIVIPEATTEEQRKLYATMAQKMPFNPRAELGI
- a CDS encoding shikimate kinase, with the translated sequence MNNIVLTGFRATGKTSVGKALATKLGYAFSDTDRLLCERLHAPIADIVARHGWPFFRQAEAQLLRELASMTHTVLATGGGAIQHHAEWSLLRTHSYVVWLDADLATISKRIAADAASAAQRPALVQGLTAHDEIETLLEQRRPLYAAGSDLRLDTANDDPETLAERIVEQLKRMANEGRGKTLRDRAKVAAKG
- a CDS encoding glycogen synthase, with the translated sequence MEAKTDPQQETIRSVWMVSREYEGLAGAGGVKDVCRQLAETLVTHGHTDVRVVLPRYGFMDAVGLGFSLVELDGKKGHILGRRYAHVFEVDMNYAAEERRETVAIWQRQLNGVTIFLVEADRFAAKRGVYTYTEEDEQEVAWQRKGGGHFDYFAMNILLQKAALDLMILLDAHPQVVHCQDGHAATLPAMLREHSGYRHYFRRTGAVVTIHNAGLGYHQDVDDLAFAHAVTGLPMRVITKGRLGGNFDPFIAAADYAVLNTVSENYARELQQTPDDARTGWLGHALLERGVTLAGITNGIDPFAFDPSRPEPLALAAGYDILNGEFSGKAHCKADLLGRIASCGPWQQVKQFGLLSGPVEAPLCTFIGRLTAQKGVDILIQAIGQLLPQDASCQFLLLGSGAPEFEHQLELLATQGIGQGRVCFLKGYDPVLANSVYAAGDFFLIPSRYEPCGLTDYIAQLLGNLPIVHGVGGLVKVIDGENGFAYSGNTAASLAATMIRALSLYHRQPERIRSMQRRAVERIHRHHTWKTVMDDYISLYRQAMRMGCGGQ
- the gap gene encoding type I glyceraldehyde-3-phosphate dehydrogenase; this translates as MAIKVGINGFGRIGRNIFRALAKDPAFADIEIVGINDLTDVKTIAHLVKYDSIMGRSEQQIAVGENSIVVDGRTIPITSHRKPGEIPWASLGAEYVLECTGLFCDMESAKAHIDGGAAKVIISAPAKGEVKTIVMGVNEHEYDPTVHHVVSNASCTTNCLAPVAQVILDNFGIKRGLMTTVHSYTGDQRLLDFPHSDLRRARAAAMSMVPTKTGAAAAVALVIPELKNKFDGLAVRVPTPDVSLVDVVIEVERETTVPEVNKALAAAANRYLGYTEEPLVSIDFQGDPHSSIVDGLCTKVLGTSVKVMSWYDNEWGYSNRMLDLVLHMEANKPL